In Pseudomonas sp. LRP2-20, the genomic window TTCGCACCCCATCGCCGGCAAGCGCGGCTCCCACAGGTACTGCATCATGCCCGGGGTCGGTGATTCCCTGTGGGTGCCGCGCTTGCCGGCGATGGGGTGCGAAGCAGCCCCCGGCTCCCACACAGGACTCACGGCTGGCACAATACCCGCCATGAACAGACTCCCCGCCTGCTGCGCCCCACTCCAGCACCACTGGCCCCTGCCCCGCCCGCTGCCCGGTGCGGTGCTGGTCAGTTGTGCCTTCGACCCCGCCCACCTGGACGCCGATGACTTTCAGCGAGCTGGCATCGTGCCCAGCGCCAGCCTGCAGCGCTCGGTGGCCAAACGCCAGGCGGAATACCTGGCCGGGCGGGTCTGCGCCCGTGCTGCGCTGCAGCGCCTGGATGGCCGCGACTACGTTCCCGGCACCCACGAGGACCGCTCGCCGATCTGGCCCCCAGGCATCCATGGCTCGATCACCCATGGCAAAGGCTGGGCTGCGGCTGTGGTGGCAACCGATGGCGCGTGCCGCAGCCTGGGCCTGGATCAGGAAGCGCTGCTCGATGACGCGCGCGCCGAACGGCTGATGGGCGAGATCCTGACGCCCGCCGAACGCGAGCGCCTGGACCGCAGCCAGCTTGGCCTGACAGTCACCCTGACCTTCTCGCTCAAGGAAAGCCTGTTCAAGGCGCTCTACCCACTGACCCGGCAGCGCTTCTATTTCGAGCACGCCGAGGTACTGGCGTGGTCTGCCGATGGCCTGGCGCGCCTGCGCCTGCTCACCGACCTGTCAGCGCAATGGCGAGACGGCGCCGAGGTCGAAGGCCAGTTCTGCCTGCAAGACGGCCACCTGCTCAGCCTGATAAGCGTCTGAGCCCTACTGCGGCGCCTGCTCGCGCGGCCAGTTGAGGCTGAAGCAGGCACCGCCCAGCGCCTCGCTGCGCCCCACCGTAGCGCGGCCAGCGTGCCAATAGATGATCCGCCGCACGATCGACAGGCCCAGGCCATGCCCGCCGGAAGCGCGGGTACGGCTGTCGTCGAGCCGGGTGAAGGGGGTGAAGATGCGATCCCAGACACCTTCCGGGATGCCCGGGCCATCGTCGTCCACATCGATACGGCAACGCTGCTGGCCCAGCTGGTAGCTCAGGCGCACCTCGCTGCCGGCATGGCGCAGGGCGTTGCTCACCAGGTTCTGCAGCGCGCGGTGCAGGTAACGCGGTTCGGCCTCGACCCAGCAGCCATCGTTGCCCTGGCACGCCCCACGCAACAAGCGGACCTTGCTGTTGAGCGGCGCCAGCTCTTCGATCACCCGGTCGAACAAGGCATCCAGCTCGACACGCTGGAACTTCAACGCCGGGGCGCCCTGCTCCAGGCGTGCGTAGGTCAGCATCTCGTCGACCAGCTTGTCCAGGTCCTGGATATCGCCATCCATGCCGGCCAGGTGCTTGGCGCGG contains:
- a CDS encoding 4'-phosphopantetheinyl transferase, with the protein product MNRLPACCAPLQHHWPLPRPLPGAVLVSCAFDPAHLDADDFQRAGIVPSASLQRSVAKRQAEYLAGRVCARAALQRLDGRDYVPGTHEDRSPIWPPGIHGSITHGKGWAAAVVATDGACRSLGLDQEALLDDARAERLMGEILTPAERERLDRSQLGLTVTLTFSLKESLFKALYPLTRQRFYFEHAEVLAWSADGLARLRLLTDLSAQWRDGAEVEGQFCLQDGHLLSLISV